The Megalops cyprinoides isolate fMegCyp1 chromosome 19, fMegCyp1.pri, whole genome shotgun sequence genome has a window encoding:
- the LOC118794084 gene encoding glycylpeptide N-tetradecanoyltransferase 1-like — translation MADENETAPKPEKEEEVEEDHGHCSDCENEEHHYNDGDKSPGDDSGAKKKKKKQKKKKDKAGGKDSAQDTLPKVNSLPADKLQEIQKAIELFSVGQGPAKTMEEASRRSYQFWDTQPVPKLGEMVTSHGCIEPDKANIREEPYSLPQGFSWDALDLGDPTVLKELYTLLNENYVEDDDNMFRFDYSPEFLLWALRPPGWLPQWHCGVRVNSNQKLVGFISAIPANIRIYDIEKKMVEINFLCVHKKLRSKRVAPVLIREITRRVNLEGIFQAVYTAGVVLPKPVGTCRYWHRSLNPRKLIEVKFSHLSRNMTMQRTMKLYRLPETPKTAGLRPMTRKDVPAVHRLFQEYLRQFNLVPVMSLDEVEHWLVPQENIIDTYLVENSEGVVTDFLSFYTLPSTIMNHPVHRSLKAAYSFYNVHTTTPLLDLMGDALILAKSKGFDVFNALDLMENKTFLEKLKFGIGDGNLQYYLYNWKCPSMGSEKVGLVLQ, via the exons ATGGCGGATGAGAATGAGACAGCACCGAAGCcggagaaagaagaggaggtaGAAGAGGACCACGGACACTGCAGcgactgtgaaaatgaagagcATCACTACAATGATGG TGACAAGAGCCCAGGGGACGACAGCGgtgccaagaaaaaaaagaagaaacagaagaagaaaaaagacaaagctgGAGGCAAAGATTCGGCGCAGGACACGCTGCCCAAG GTGAATTCGCTGCCAGCAGACAAGCTGCAGGAGATCCAGAAGGCTATCGAGCTGTTCTCTGTTGGCCAGGGTCCTGCCAAAACCATGGAGGAGGCCAGCCGCCGTAGCTATCAATTCTGGGACACACAGCCTGTCCCCAAGCTAG GGGAGATGGTGACGTCACATGGCTGCATAGAGCCCGACAAAGCCAACATCCGCGAGGAACCCTACAGCCTCCCACAGGGCTTCTCTTGGGACGCCCTGGACTTGGGCGACCCGACCGTG CTGAAAGAGCTTTACACCCTTTTGAATGAGAACTACGTGGAGGATGATGACAACATGTTCCGCTTTGACTACTCCCCAGAGTTCCTCCTATG GGCCCTGCGTCCTCCAGGCTGGCTGCCGCAGTGGCACTGTGGGGTGCGGGTGAACTCCAACCAGAAGCTGGTGGGCTTCATCAGCGCCATCCCGGCTAACATACGCATCTACGACAT AGAGAAGAAGATGGTGGAGATAAACTTCCTGTGCGTCCACAAGAAGCTGCGCTCCAAGCGAGTGGCGCCGGTCCTCATCCGAGAGATCACCAGACGGGTCAACCTGGAGGGAATCTTCCAGGCTGTCTACACCGCGGGCGTGGTGCTGCCCAAGCCCGTTGGAACCTGCAG GTACTGGCACCGCTCTTTGAACCCACGCAAACTGATCGAGGTGAAGTTCTCGCACCTGAGCCGGAACATGACTATGCAACGCACCATGAAACTGTACCGCCTGCCTGAG ACCCCAAAGACGGCAGGCCTGAGGCCAATGACCCGGAAAGACGTGCCTGCGGTGCACAGGCTCTTCCAGGAGTACCTGCGGCAGTTCAACCTGGTGCCTGTCATGAGCCTGGACGAGGTGGAGCACTGGCTCGTGCCCCAGGAGAACATCATCGACACCTACCTGGTGGAG AACTCTGAGGGTGTGGTGACGGACTTCCTCAGCTTCTACACCCTGCCCTCCACCATCATGAACCACCCGGTGCACCGCAGCCTGAAGGCGGCCTACTCCTTCTACAATGtgcacaccaccacccccctgctGGACCTCATGGGGGACGCCCTCATCCTGGCCAAATCG AAAGGGTTTGATGTCTTCAATGCTCTTGACCTGATGGAGAACAAGACTTTCTTGGAGAAGCTCAAGTTTGGCATTGGGGATGGGAATCTGCAGTATTATCTGTACAATTGGAAGTGCCCCAGCATGGGATCTGAGAAG gTGGGCTTGGTACTGCAGTGA
- the LOC118794878 gene encoding uncharacterized protein LOC118794878, with protein sequence MDVHLSVSFLRAQLGGTIEEAVRTAVETVLCETVRLLGGQLGALQGASAERDQETQSLKLRLEASGGDWRVGGGGFSDAELGLGKKASKSSLSRTGGGAQKPVNNGGVSEPPVLVEQGDCGGFPDPFDMVSAGPTVEDFEDGQDMGLPTDWELMNRVYKAEHSEGVSLIDEGGTAHYADEYLLHGRDLKIITVPLEEEMSELDASEPRDHLPPFSPGDVKKELPDAQTSAMVEEAPVLPLGGECGETGEAGPPVEFGPQNYVEQLRLWLERLCPEVIREYERDGCLCELSRRKLIKFAVSFIMDEFGFYPTSAQKTMLAEHIVELFPALRLCVPSAGINGIEHLYDPMSRTGYIETRLRNFRRTLEADKKKYVLKRRRAELGLADPKPKSEEQASEETRKWVALMKKTRPLSKNLPTIRSGMERTFAARRKWMSSKRPSVSAVLAEYPRFLDVPSTIDLEFEKMFPGKGDAFLTKWSSCVLTKVRQIAEREKHPEIAALLQQAGSQQGDACTLTMLKVLIHLLPPTNTGRASLPTKCSIKHAIRYLVDFAPVDTKVSSLFCDPGPPEGPALSDQAKPYILSMGPLDTPGRQLYILAPAERVAVPLLEDSLISAVDKLFKFLRVFNLGYPMQLSSLYSFLEHLYGIEKPHSTASGKRSKVLELVSRLHALS encoded by the exons ATGGACGTCCACCTATCTGTCAGCTTCCTGCGGGCGCAGCTGGGCGGGACGATCGAGGAGGCGGTACGGACCGCCGTGGAGACCGTCCTGTGTGAGACGGTCCGACTGCTGGGGGGTCAGCTGGGGGCTCTGCAGGGCGCCAGCGCCGAGAGGGACCAGGAGACCCAGAGCCTGAAGCTGCGTCTGGAGGCCAGTGGGGGTGACTGGAGGGTGGGCGGCGGGGGCTTCTCCGACGCGGAGCTGGGGCTCGGTAAGAAGGCCAGTAAGAGCTCACTGAGCCGGACTGGCGGCGGCGCTCAGAAGCCCGTCAACAATGGGGGAGTGTCGGAGCCCCCTGTGCTGGTGGAGCAGGGCGACTGCGGGGGATTTCCTGACCCCTTCGACATGGTGTCCGCTGGACCCACCGTGGAGGACTTTGAGGACGGGCAGGACATGGGGCTCCCGACAGACTGGGAGCTGATGAACAGGGTGTACAAGGCGGAGCACAGTGAGGGCGTGTCCCTCATAGACGAGGGAGGGACGGCACACT ATGCCGATGAGTACCTGTTACACGGCCGGGACCTGAAGATCATCACTGTGcccctggaggaggagatgtCCGAGCTGGACGCCTCCGAGCCGCGGGACCACCTGCCTCCGTTCAGCCCAGGTGACGTCAAGAAGGAGCTCCCCGATGCGCAGACCTCTGCTATGGTAGAGGAGGCTCCCGTGCTGCCCCTTGGTGGTGAG TGCGGGGAGACGGGGGAGGCTGGCCCGCCGGTGGAGTTCGGGCCGCAGAACTACGTGGAGCAGCTGCGCCTCTGGCTGGAGCGCCTCTGCCCGGAGGTGATCCGGGAGTACGAGAGGGATGGCTGCCTGTGCGAGCTGTCCCGCCGGAAGCTCATCAAGTTCGCCGTGTCCTTCATCATGGATGAGTTCGGCTT CTACCCCACCTCTGCACAGAAGACCATGTTGGCTGAGCACATCGTGGAGCTTTTCCCCGCCCTCAGGCTGTGTGTGCCTTCAGCTGGGATCAACGGCATT GAGCACCTTTACGACCCCATGTCGCGGACGGGCTACATCGAGACGCGGCTGCGCAACTTCCGGCGCACCCTGGAGGCCGACAAGAAGAAGTACGTGCTGAAGCGGCGGCGCGCGGAGCTGGGCCTGGCCGACCCCAAGCCCAAGTCCGAGGAGCAGGCCAGCGAGGAGACCCGCAAGTGGGTGGCCCTGATGAAGAAGACCCGCCCGCTGAGCAAGAACCTGCCCACCATCCGCAGCGGCATGGAGCGCACCTTCGCTGCCCGCCGGAAGTGGATGAGCAGCAAGCGGCCCAGCGTCAGTGCCGTCCTGGCGGAGTACCCCCGCTTCCTGGACGTTCCCTCCACG ATTGACCTGGAGTTTGAGAAGATGTTTCCAGGGAAAGGGGATGCCTTCCTGACCAAGTGGTCCTCCTGTGTGCTGACAAAAGTGCGCCAGATCGCTGAGCGGGAGAAGCACCCAGAGATCGCTGCGCTTCTCCAGCAGGCCGGGTCCCAGCAGGGAG ATGCCTGCACTCTTACCATGCTGAAAGTGCTGATCCATTTGCTGCCTCCGACCAACACCGGCAGAGCCTCCCTGCCCACCAAGTGCAGCATCAAGCATGCCATCCGCTACCTGGTGGATTTCGCCCCT GTGGACACCAAGGTGTCCTCACTGTTCTGTGACCCGGGTCCCCCAGAAGGTCCGGCGCTGAGCGACCAGGCCAAGCCGTACATTCTTAGCATGGGGCCCCTGGACACCCCCGGTCGGCAGCTCTACATCTTGGCCCCCGCCGAGCGGGTGGCGGTGCCCCTTCTGGAGGACAGCTTGATCAGTGCGGTTGACAAGCTCTTCAAATTCCTGCGGGTCTTCAACTTGGGCTACCCCATGCAGTTGAGCTCCCTCTACAGCTTCCTGGAGCACTTGTACGGCATAGAGAAGCCCCACAGCACCGCCAGTGGCAAGAGGTCGAAAGTGCTGGAACTGGTGTCACGGCTTCACGCGCTCTCCTGA